One region of Microthrixaceae bacterium genomic DNA includes:
- a CDS encoding alpha-hydroxy-acid oxidizing protein, translating into MANHGDWQLGIYFDGLEGVTPEFPMTFDELEAAAHEALAPHLWSYVSGGAGNEYTQRANVSAFERWGLIPRILAGAAQRDLGVEMFGVAYDTPLMLAPVGVIGICEQSGHGDITTAHAAAATNTPMIASTLMQDPMEEVAAALGDTPGWFQLYPPSDRDVCESLIRRAEAAGYQAIVVTVDTLTLGWRPRDLTIASFPQLNGLCLANYFSDPVFRSKLAVPPEQDPTAATGAWAFGFGNPGMDWNDLEWIRSVTDLPLLVKGVNHPDDARKALDHGVNGIYCSNHGGRQANGGIPAIDLLPDVVAACGDAPVVFDSGIRSGTDMAKALALGATAVAIGRPYTYGLAIGGQAGVEHVIRSLLAELDLLMAVDGYASVSDLTPDAMRRVSPPA; encoded by the coding sequence GTGGCGAATCACGGAGATTGGCAACTCGGCATCTACTTCGACGGACTTGAGGGGGTGACCCCCGAGTTCCCCATGACCTTCGACGAACTCGAGGCCGCCGCGCACGAGGCACTGGCACCACATCTTTGGTCCTATGTGTCGGGCGGTGCGGGAAACGAATACACCCAACGGGCCAACGTCAGCGCGTTCGAGCGCTGGGGGCTGATCCCGCGAATCCTCGCCGGGGCCGCGCAACGCGACCTCGGCGTCGAGATGTTCGGGGTCGCCTACGACACTCCGCTGATGCTCGCCCCGGTGGGGGTGATCGGGATCTGCGAACAAAGCGGCCACGGCGACATCACGACGGCGCACGCTGCCGCCGCCACGAACACCCCGATGATCGCGTCGACGCTCATGCAGGATCCGATGGAGGAGGTGGCCGCCGCGCTCGGCGATACTCCGGGGTGGTTCCAGCTCTACCCTCCCTCGGATCGAGACGTCTGTGAGAGCCTGATCCGCCGAGCCGAGGCCGCCGGTTACCAGGCCATCGTCGTCACCGTCGACACGCTCACCCTCGGCTGGCGCCCCCGCGACCTCACCATCGCGAGCTTCCCGCAGCTCAACGGTTTGTGCCTCGCCAACTACTTCAGCGACCCGGTGTTTCGGTCCAAACTTGCGGTGCCGCCCGAGCAGGACCCAACCGCAGCGACCGGCGCGTGGGCGTTCGGATTCGGCAACCCCGGCATGGACTGGAATGACCTGGAGTGGATCCGTTCGGTCACCGATCTACCGCTGCTCGTGAAGGGGGTGAATCATCCCGACGACGCCCGCAAGGCGCTCGATCATGGGGTGAACGGCATCTACTGTTCGAACCACGGCGGACGACAAGCCAACGGCGGAATCCCGGCGATCGACCTGTTACCCGACGTCGTGGCCGCGTGCGGGGATGCGCCGGTCGTGTTCGATTCGGGTATCCGCTCGGGTACCGACATGGCCAAGGCGCTGGCCCTCGGCGCGACCGCCGTCGCCATCGGCCGCCCCTACACCTACGGGTTGGCGATCGGCGGACAGGCCGGTGTCGAACACGTCATCCGCAGCCTGCTCGCCGAACTCGACCTCCTCATGGCGGTCGACGGCTACGCGTCGGTGTCGGATCTCACGCCCGACGCCATGCGCCGCGTCAGCCCACCCGCCTGA
- a CDS encoding antibiotic biosynthesis monooxygenase — protein MTVVRINAIEVPEGLGATLEERFAARLHAVDQAPGFRGFEMLRPTGEAEKRYFIVTHWATAEDFDNWVNSADFAKGHGHADGAGGAAGGHPGAGPVATGSAVLEFEVVLESKPT, from the coding sequence ATGACTGTCGTACGAATCAATGCCATCGAGGTTCCCGAGGGATTGGGAGCCACACTCGAGGAGCGTTTCGCCGCTCGCCTGCACGCTGTGGACCAGGCGCCCGGGTTCCGCGGGTTCGAAATGCTGCGGCCCACGGGCGAAGCGGAGAAGCGCTACTTCATCGTGACGCACTGGGCGACGGCCGAGGACTTCGACAACTGGGTGAACTCGGCGGATTTCGCAAAGGGTCACGGCCATGCTGACGGCGCGGGTGGCGCTGCTGGTGGTCATCCGGGCGCAGGGCCGGTTGCCACGGGGTCGGCTGTTCTCGAGTTCGAGGTCGTGCTCGAGTCGAAGCCGACCTGA
- the pheT gene encoding phenylalanine--tRNA ligase subunit beta has translation MKVLHNWLAEYVPGLLDHPIGGDAEALGEHMTELGLCCEEVVRLGNLEGIVVGEVLERSPHPNADRIQLVRVDIGAGGEPLHICCGATNFEVGDKVPLATLGTTMPGGMVIEKRKLRGELSEGMMCSGRELEIGDDHSGILILDESAAIGAPIAGVLGIEADALFDLDLTPNRPDAMSVIGIARDVAAGLGLEFVLPEIDVAESGSPAADVASVSISDPDLCGRFTARVLTGVKIGTSPEWMQQRLIHLGMRPINSVVDISNYVMLEYGQPNHTYDLAKVSGGALGVRRAVEGETIVTLDGQTRTLVSRDGVIVDGADVAVGIAGVMGGADTEIGDSTETVLLEAAWFAPKEIGFTSKRLGLRSEASARFEKGVDPEMAERAALRISQLLVAQGATLHPGVVVAEGNTPKPARFDVRTARVNAILGSSLSTGEIRGYLDSIRFTTSDRGGVAGDSEVIDSEVIDSDVFAVEVPSWRPDSTAEIDAIEEVARLHGYGRFGKTLPKSPTGGGLTDRQVDIRRLRRFLVATGLNEVTPMAFLAPGDAENSGVRADAVRVANPLVAEESVLRTSLLPGLVKTVGYNATHRQVGVGLFEIGHCFAAAPDGGLPVEWEEVAVVLAGRDARDAVELARRMTTLFGLVGPVTIRNEPVGGLHPGRSGVIRAGSKKKGADIGVVGEIDPAVAERHGISERVAYVSFTLGGPEAWHGGDGLLSVARSEAKARPISRMPSADFDLAFRVADSVGADVLGQTLRGAAPEVVSVELFDVFRGGAAGAAAGGVGDAGDAPGAAGDAPGAAGDAPGAAGDASGAAASTGGGGRSLAYRIRVQALDHTLKDAEIAAVRERLIEAASNGHGATLR, from the coding sequence ATGAAGGTTCTTCACAACTGGCTCGCCGAGTACGTTCCAGGACTCCTCGATCATCCGATTGGCGGCGACGCCGAGGCGCTCGGCGAACACATGACCGAGCTCGGTCTCTGCTGCGAGGAGGTCGTGCGACTCGGCAATCTCGAGGGAATCGTCGTCGGCGAGGTCCTCGAGCGCTCGCCGCACCCGAACGCCGATCGCATCCAACTCGTCCGCGTCGACATCGGTGCTGGCGGCGAGCCGCTGCACATCTGCTGCGGCGCCACGAATTTCGAGGTCGGAGACAAGGTGCCGCTCGCAACGCTCGGCACCACCATGCCCGGCGGGATGGTCATCGAGAAGCGCAAACTTCGCGGTGAACTCTCCGAGGGCATGATGTGTTCGGGCCGCGAGTTGGAGATCGGCGACGACCACTCCGGAATCCTGATCCTCGATGAATCGGCGGCGATCGGCGCTCCGATCGCCGGCGTACTCGGCATCGAAGCCGACGCGCTGTTCGACCTCGACCTCACTCCGAATCGCCCCGACGCCATGTCGGTGATCGGTATCGCCCGCGATGTCGCTGCCGGCCTCGGCCTGGAGTTTGTGCTTCCGGAAATCGATGTTGCCGAATCGGGTTCGCCGGCGGCCGACGTCGCGTCGGTGTCGATCTCGGATCCGGACCTTTGCGGTCGATTCACCGCTCGGGTGCTCACAGGCGTCAAGATCGGCACCTCGCCGGAGTGGATGCAACAGCGACTCATCCACCTCGGGATGCGCCCGATCAACAGCGTCGTGGATATCTCGAACTACGTGATGCTCGAGTACGGACAGCCGAACCACACCTACGACCTCGCCAAGGTGTCCGGCGGTGCGCTGGGCGTGCGCCGGGCCGTGGAAGGGGAAACGATCGTCACCCTCGACGGGCAGACCCGAACCTTGGTCTCTCGAGACGGGGTGATCGTCGATGGTGCGGATGTTGCGGTCGGAATCGCCGGCGTGATGGGTGGTGCCGACACCGAGATCGGCGACAGCACCGAGACCGTCCTGTTGGAGGCCGCCTGGTTCGCCCCCAAGGAAATCGGGTTCACCTCGAAGCGGCTGGGGTTGCGTTCGGAGGCGTCGGCCAGGTTTGAAAAGGGCGTCGACCCGGAGATGGCCGAGCGGGCTGCGCTGCGCATCTCGCAGTTGCTCGTTGCACAGGGGGCGACGTTGCACCCCGGCGTCGTCGTCGCAGAAGGCAACACGCCGAAGCCGGCGCGTTTCGACGTACGAACAGCGCGGGTGAACGCAATTCTCGGATCCTCGTTGTCGACCGGGGAGATCCGCGGGTATCTCGACTCGATCCGGTTCACCACCTCGGATCGTGGCGGCGTGGCGGGTGATTCCGAGGTGATCGATTCCGAGGTGATCGATTCCGATGTGTTCGCGGTCGAGGTGCCGTCGTGGCGCCCTGATTCGACCGCCGAGATCGATGCCATCGAGGAGGTCGCGAGGCTGCACGGCTATGGCCGTTTCGGCAAGACGCTGCCGAAGTCGCCGACCGGGGGAGGCCTCACCGATCGACAGGTCGATATCCGTCGTCTGCGCCGGTTCCTCGTCGCTACTGGGTTGAACGAAGTCACCCCGATGGCGTTCCTCGCGCCCGGTGATGCGGAGAACTCCGGGGTTCGGGCCGATGCGGTGCGAGTCGCCAATCCGCTCGTCGCTGAGGAGTCGGTACTTCGAACCTCGCTGTTGCCGGGTCTGGTGAAGACGGTTGGGTACAACGCGACACATCGTCAGGTCGGTGTCGGGCTGTTCGAGATCGGCCACTGCTTCGCCGCGGCCCCCGATGGCGGGTTGCCGGTGGAATGGGAGGAGGTCGCCGTGGTGCTCGCCGGTCGCGATGCGCGAGACGCCGTGGAGTTGGCACGGCGCATGACGACGCTGTTCGGCCTGGTGGGTCCGGTCACCATCCGTAACGAGCCGGTCGGCGGCCTGCACCCGGGACGCAGCGGGGTGATCCGCGCCGGCTCGAAGAAAAAGGGTGCCGACATCGGAGTTGTGGGTGAGATCGATCCGGCGGTCGCCGAGCGACACGGGATTTCCGAACGGGTGGCCTACGTATCGTTCACCCTCGGCGGCCCCGAGGCCTGGCACGGTGGCGATGGCCTGTTGAGTGTGGCGCGCAGCGAGGCCAAGGCGCGTCCAATCAGTCGGATGCCCAGCGCTGATTTCGATCTCGCATTCCGGGTGGCGGACTCGGTCGGCGCAGATGTGTTGGGACAGACGTTGCGGGGTGCCGCGCCCGAGGTCGTGTCGGTGGAGTTGTTCGACGTCTTTCGTGGCGGCGCCGCCGGTGCCGCCGCGGGTGGCGTTGGTGATGCGGGCGATGCCCCGGGTGCCGCGGGCGATGCCCCGGGTGCCGCGGGCGATGCCCCGGGTGCCGCGGGCGATGCCTCGGGTGCCGCGGCCTCAACCGGTGGAGGTGGTCGCTCGCTGGCCTACCGAATCCGGGTGCAGGCGCTCGACCACACGCTCAAGGACGCCGAGATTGCGGCGGTGCGCGAACGGCTCATCGAGGCAGCATCGAACGGCCACGGCGCGACGTTGCGGTAG
- the pheS gene encoding phenylalanine--tRNA ligase subunit alpha → MSDSPSGSSSGGDLLAQIASIVEAAQQAIGVADSLDALRHADSDHLGKASKLSALKSQMGALDHEGKRSVGKALNEARTTLEALVAQRRDAFEAAERASRLEAERLDLSEAIVDASVGHMHLISQTLERLEDVFCGLGFTVAEGPEVETDWYNFEALNMPEGHPARSMWDTLYLEAGEPETILLRTHTSPVQVRTMMRQEPPIYIVAPGRAFRSDTADATHLPVFHQIEGLVVDRGITFADLQGTIEAFVKALYGPDRRTRLRPSYFPFTEPSAEFDMTTASGEWVELGGCGMVNPNVLRSCGLDPEEWSGFAFGFGIERMAMQRHGMDDIREFVTNDVRFLAQF, encoded by the coding sequence ATGTCCGATTCTCCATCCGGTTCCTCGTCCGGCGGTGACCTCCTCGCCCAGATCGCGTCGATCGTCGAGGCGGCGCAGCAGGCTATCGGCGTCGCCGACTCTCTCGATGCGCTTCGCCACGCCGACAGCGACCACCTCGGCAAAGCGTCGAAGCTGTCGGCACTGAAGTCTCAAATGGGCGCGCTCGATCACGAGGGCAAGCGGTCGGTGGGCAAAGCGCTCAACGAGGCCCGCACGACACTCGAGGCATTGGTGGCGCAGCGTCGAGACGCATTCGAGGCCGCCGAGCGAGCCTCGCGTCTCGAGGCCGAACGCCTCGATCTGTCCGAGGCAATCGTCGACGCGTCGGTCGGCCACATGCACCTGATCTCCCAGACCCTCGAACGGCTTGAGGACGTGTTCTGCGGGTTGGGGTTCACCGTCGCCGAAGGGCCCGAGGTCGAGACCGACTGGTACAACTTCGAGGCGCTCAACATGCCCGAGGGGCACCCGGCCCGCTCCATGTGGGACACGCTGTATCTCGAGGCGGGAGAGCCCGAGACGATCCTGTTGCGCACGCACACCAGCCCCGTGCAGGTCCGAACGATGATGCGCCAGGAGCCTCCCATCTACATCGTGGCCCCGGGCCGGGCGTTTCGTTCCGATACCGCCGATGCCACCCACCTGCCGGTGTTTCACCAGATCGAAGGGCTCGTCGTCGACCGTGGCATTACGTTCGCCGACCTGCAAGGAACGATCGAGGCGTTCGTGAAGGCGTTGTACGGCCCCGATCGACGCACCCGCCTTCGGCCGTCGTATTTCCCGTTCACCGAGCCGTCTGCCGAGTTCGACATGACGACCGCATCGGGGGAGTGGGTCGAACTCGGCGGCTGCGGCATGGTCAACCCCAACGTGTTGCGTTCCTGTGGGCTCGACCCCGAGGAGTGGTCGGGGTTCGCGTTCGGGTTCGGGATCGAACGGATGGCGATGCAACGCCACGGCATGGACGACATCCGCGAGTTCGTCACCAACGACGTCCGATTCCTGGCGCAGTTCTAG